Within Triticum dicoccoides isolate Atlit2015 ecotype Zavitan chromosome 1B, WEW_v2.0, whole genome shotgun sequence, the genomic segment AAAATTCTCCCTCCGATCGATTATAAGTGTCGTGGTTTAGCTCAAATGTATAATACATATATGACAACTAATTATTAGTGGAATTACCTTTCACTACCAAAAACTAGGACCAACTATAAATCCTCTTTGCCAAATATGATTTTAGCTAGATGACAAGGGCGAGGCGCCTTACCCTGCAGACTATGCAACTTTTGAATTTGGTCAACACAACATATTGTCAATAGTGAATTTACATGAATTTTGATAGTGGCATACATCTTAAGTATTATTTTAGAAGAACCTTAGTTAGTTATGTAATTATTTGACGTACTCATGTGGTACATGTGCGGACCAACATGTTCGGAATGTTTAACTAGAGAATATGTTGGATTAATTTATGTTTAGTACGGCGGGCATCCGGATCTATCGAGGACAAGGTCCACTGATGGCTACTGATGATCTCCTAACTAATTTTTTGGACATGGTCTACTGACTTTTTGGTTACTAATCGTTTTCTCCCCAGACCCGGTCTACTGACGGCTACCAATCTCATCTTCTCCACTGTTAGTTTTCTATTAAAGCTATGGAGCCAAGCATATATAATAATATCAGTTTCAGGAGATAACGTGTACGATGTTATTTTCATGCACCTAGTCAACGCGCTTATACCCGATGCTCCTTTAACACATCCATAGCCTATATATGTCGACACACTAGTATCAATGATCTCACAACACCATCTATCCCGCAGCCATTTCTCTCTTTAGCTTCCTTGGAGCTTGTGATCATTAGTTGATCAGATAACATAACCAATTTTCTCCCTAGCGCTAACTTCCATCCCCCATCATATTTTCAGTTAGTACTACTAAGTCAGCAAGCTAGTAGATCCATATTTAAtccatggagaccaaagctcttatTCTGATCACCGTGGCCATGACCATGCTTGGGATGGCACTTGGTGCCAGCCACACCGTAGGCGCACCGCACGGGTCATGGGACCTTCAGACCAACTACTCTCAGTGGGTTTCGAGAATCAGATTCACCACCGGCGATGAGCTCAAGTTCCAGTACTCCGCCGCCGTGCACAATGTGGTGGAGGTGAGCAAGACGGGGTATGACTCCTGCAACGGCTCCAGCCCCATAGCGACTTTCCCGAGTGGTAATGATGTTGTTCCGCTTGCCACCGTCGGGACCCATTATTTCATCTGCGGCGTCTCTAGGCATTGCGACGCCGGCATGAAGGTCGAGGTCAACGTCAAGTCGAAAGAAGTGCGGACTGTGCAGCGATGCCGACGGAGAGGGAACCGGCGTCGCTGCCAGTCCGAGACAGTATTAAGCTCAGCTGCGGCGGCTGGCGTCGATCAGTCCACGGTGGCCCGGCTTGGTCTGATAGTTGTTGCGGCTGGTCTTACGTTGTTCTTTTAGAGTGAACAATGATTCTGGTCCTTTTTTCCTTGTTCAGTCGTAGGAGGGTCCCTTCGTGTATTAAATTCAATTCTTTTGTTAAATGTAATTGCATTCATTATAATCGAATTTAACATATTTTCTTGCAAAACCCCAAATAATAACCAAGCTTGTAACCatgaaataaatttatcaaagatgTGTTGAGTGCAACGACATTACATCCATCCATTATATACAACAGAAATTCAGGCAGAGCTAAATTCGCCTAGATAAGTAAAATGATATTTAAGGCGAAACATTGGGGTAAACACCCAGTGCAACATTTTACATTATTGGGAAATGTATGTACACACTGGTTTGAGATAAGCCTAAAAAGAAGATAAATGAAGAAAACAAACCCTAACAAACCgagccaaaaaaaagaagaaacagaAATTGCAAGACTTCAGATCGCCAAGCTTTGAAAGCATTGCCATATTTTGTTTTCATCTTGTGTCCGAAAATCTGCTCGCCAAGAAACAGAAATTACAAGAGTTCAGCTCGCCAAGCCCTTGTTCATCCTGTTACCATCAAGCTAAAATCATCAGCTCAGGACCCCTTTCCCGAGATCTGCCGGATTTAACCCCGCCACGGGCTACGTGGCTTTGCTCTCCAGGGAGCGACGTGGTGGCGGGTGCTGACGGTGTACCTTGGCCCTGTGGGTGGTGAGGTGCACGGTGATGGGTGATCTTGGCATAGCAGACGACTTCGATGAAAGCTTTGCCTTGATCTGGATGTGGTGCTCCCATTCCGTCGTGATGGGGTCCCGTTAGAGTTTCCTCGATGTGGTGGGAGTTGTGGTCGAGCGAAAGCTTTGCACTCTGGCGCCGGCGGCGACAAGGCCTGCAGGTGTTGTATCCCTCTTGGGGCGTCACCTTGTACTTCTTCTTGTCATCCAACTCTTAGGGTGAAACCTTTCTTAGCTTCGGCTGATGCGGCGGTGGCGACGCTTTGGGTCGTTACCCTCCTGGGGGCATCGCCGGTGAGGGTGTCTTCTTCTTGCACGGTGGTGGGTTTCATGTGCTTCTTCTCGGTTGCTAGCTCCAGGCATTTAGGTGCACTTAGAGCGTTTTGAGTGTTCTTGGCTAGTATTATCGATTTTCTTTAGATCAGCTTATGAGGTTATGCCATGTATCAGGTCATTTTGTATCGGTTTGGTTGTTTATGCCTTTATCTATGAAGGGGGCGAAAGCTTGTTTCGAGAGAGAGAACGATTCGTGAAATCGGTTGTCCTTGATGGCCTATTACAATGGCGCGCATGGTGACCGATCTTGACCAAATTCAGTCGAGCAACGCCTATTACTGCCCTTCTTGTATTTGTTATCCTGCCTTCTATATAATAAAGGTATGGTACGTAATTTATGTACCATTGTGAAAAGATGATTACGTTTTATTTTCCAATTTTTACAGTGGCGTACATCTTAATAAATCAATTATCGCGTGGTAGAAATATGCACGCGCGCACCAATACGTTCATAATTTTAATCAAAGATTATGTTCAAATAATTAATGTTTAGCACGCTCGAGCACCAGATCGATAGCAGCAGCCGCCAGACCCAGTCTACTCTCGGTTATGGATCCCATCGCCACCATTATTAGATTATCATCATGGTATAATAGGCGAGCCAAGCATGCACGCACCAACATGTATTTAAATTCATCTGGGAGTACTCGTATTCATGCATCTTAGACCTACTATACCTCACCTGGTCAACACGTTCTCACCTGATGAACCTAGCTTGACCAATCCATCGCCTATATATTTTGACATAGTGGCATCAACGATCTTACAACACC encodes:
- the LOC119308875 gene encoding mavicyanin-like encodes the protein METKALILITVAMTMLGMALGASHTVGAPHGSWDLQTNYSQWVSRIRFTTGDELKFQYSAAVHNVVEVSKTGYDSCNGSSPIATFPSGNDVVPLATVGTHYFICGVSRHCDAGMKVEVNVKSKEVRTVQRCRRRGNRRRCQSETVLSSAAAAGVDQSTVARLGLIVVAAGLTLFF